One window from the genome of Toxotes jaculatrix isolate fToxJac2 chromosome 17, fToxJac2.pri, whole genome shotgun sequence encodes:
- the ccdc88c gene encoding protein Daple isoform X1 codes for MDVTLSELLATFMESPLVVWVRMLGPLGSCDDVGSEERVSMFMELVDGVFLHKIMTHIDPSPTHQRLNKNVNNDVSLRLHNLSVLTRHIRTYYQDTLQQLIVMPLPNILCIAKDPISAKSMEELKRLLLLILGCAVQCERKEEMIEKIKLLNIETQAAIVSHIQEVTHNQLNVLDLSWLEEGADLAHEELEPLSRNMAASLRQLIDQRDKANEVIVDLTHERDYLSSQQPQEGCRTLGMSSLERGQSSGGVGVNDGGSTVTASGLTKEEKQHLSVELADTKAKLRRYRQELEEKTEQLIDSKHEVERLDQELQRLKQENQSLSCEARSVRAYRDEVDSLRERAARVDRLETELTRCKEKLNDVHFYKTRVEELREDNLTLMETKMLLEEQLSASRGRFEKLHTLEKDNLLLRAKIHDLEMERDNERRRLEELVEENMLLEIGQKQSMNESAHLGWELEQLTKNHDNTNTETRKSLVHELNECVSSRVLKLEKENRELQASIERLKEDNHLLQEQQLHTQELDRENQSLSKKLERLQGLLDQERLTNQDMESLGEEILKEKQSLEREMHALRAEKDRQISELESEKQHLSDAVASLQERAQSNSEARVREVEAENRLLHQNITDTSSRLASLETQLKVSSEEAERLRERAGRCEEAEREAARLERSRETLNREVVSLRAYSERSEALEKQVASLEQEVHRLKREAEEAQQELQQLKRHEAENGLLSKENLDLRCSLENLRSSSARLATLQEEHKEVQREAQELKRRLEEVGEEAQTERKRAERLELNMAVLNQEKRRLEEQIERSKEEREEGERERQEAHSREEEWRREVEELKEERRRREEGDKERRKLQLDLEQSEKGRKHLEKESLKSRTLLERKETELEEKTRRLATVEKEGMALSKDVERLKEVAVKAKELERENKELQKQATIDKRTLATLREELVSEKLSVQQQSVELERLSEELEKIGLNREKLLQQEHTLEDSRYRLLESRLEETVKQTMKIKEEKISSLEKKLEESNTHSATLRAELATARKTLSALSQEQREGEIHTCQQRSGGDRGQGSATAELLRIKDHLIDVEKNNASLQTESSLLKEQLKKLENQNTSLNNQMVALQRHTTTLQEQNSTLHTQTAKLQVENSTLSSQSASLMAQNAVLQGQVTALETEVESWQRQREEAWRGRESVLNDHERLLNVHERQAQEYEQLISQHAALKSKQRGLEGEHRTLHNKYCVLLQQKEKWEEQEGRGQKEREELKQEIQKNRLLQQENLQLKTEVDRLTESQSQHSEQSEEFQQRTNELKSSLSSAQLEVNHWTAKYDLLMEQHRSLDLTMTKLDNHCELLSRLKGNLEEENHHLLSQINLLSQQNHTLLERSMESKELYHQEQKLYIDKLNSLRRQKEKLEEKIMDQYKFYDPTPKKSRQWSGAKALAKLIKPRKESSRERGGDRDKEGGKERERAKSAPDIPLPSPPPLLPPETPPPPPQRTTSDSQNGGQTHSNHNSHTTSPSLGPQSPATLTPINRGLTDRGQGVYRSSTPGGSSESVNGEDGHGQGQINKVLSSTPSHQSSSLGLTNNSNSRKGPGPSRRPRGLLLDEDSCHNTSDSVFGHHGNNSGRPGSADFSHNTSSSNSPVNCRDTLDYQAHSASLSSDDVMGLSRSHQTLSRSSTLPYDHTPQRAQPQRGGGVRTKPRSSSPGSEMVTLEEFLQESNLKSPLMVSTGSREDLMTDYFTRSPAPSAPINRDQVTPTNYVTPTVQPSSQRPGHSVKPSPRQPVGHSPSSGQPHTQRTGQSLSRAFSLASADLLRSSGPDSFRGNEGSPSQSDVVVRRQGGGANGRERPLSARLAGPTNQLGDGSFLNAPIHHSSSLNLQTERYTERDRERGRTPVSRNGPSSSTSYHHRGEVAMVTPVRAVPTSRADEAYEHGEVFREGQSGDSTLAKKESERSRCGSVERPKSTPASPDPNNDPQTVWYEYGCV; via the exons GACACTTTACAGCAGTTGATCGTCATGCCGCTTCCCAACATCCTCTGCATCGCCAAGGATCCAATATCAG ctaaGAGCATGGAAGAACTGAAAAGACTTTTGTTGCTGATACTAGGCTGTGCTGttcag tgtgaGCGTAAGGAGGAGATGATAGAGAAGATCAAGCTGCTGAACATTGAGACCCAGGCCGCCATCGTCTCTCACATACAGGAG GTCACCCATAACCAGCTGAATGTTCTCGACCTGTCCTGgctggaggaaggagcagaTCTCGCTCACGAAGAGTTAGAACCTCTGTCCCGTAACATGGCTGCATCGCTACGGCAACTGATTGACCAGAGAGACAAAGCCAATGAG GTGATTGTGGATCTGACCCACGAGAGGGATTACCTGTCCAGTCAGCAGCCCCAGGAAGGGTGCAGGACCCTGGGTATGAGCAGCCTGGAGCGTGGGCAGAGTTCCGGAGGTGTGGGGGTGAATGACGGAGGCTCGACTGTGACTGCGTCTGGGCTGACCAAAGAAGAGAAGCAGCATCTGTCTGTGGAGCTCGCTGATACCAAGGCCAAGCTCCGCAGATACAGACAAGAACT agaggagaaaacagagcagctgaTTGATTCAAAACACGAAGTGGAGCGTCTGGATCAGGAGCTACAGCGACTGAAACAAGAG aACCAGTCGCTGTCTTGTGAGGCCCGTTCCGTCCGAGCGTACCGGGACGAGGTGGACTCACTGAGAGAAAGAGCGGCCAGGGTGGACAGACTGGAGACTGAACTGACCAGATGTAAAGAAAAACTCAATGATGTTCACTTCTACAAGACCAGAGTTGAG GAGCTTCGTGAGGACAACCTGACTCTGATGGAGACTAAGATGTTGTTGGAGGAGCAGCTGTCAGCCTCCAGGGGCCGCTTTGAAAAACTTCACACACTGGAGAAAGACAACCTGTTGCTACGTGCTAAGATACATGACCTGGAAATG GAGAGGGACAATGAACGCCGGAGgctggaggagctggtggaggagaaCATGTTGCTGGAGATTGGACAGAAACAGAGTATGAACGAGTCAGCTCATCTGGGCTGGGAACTGGAACAGCTGACCAAGAACCATGACAACACTAACACAGAGA ctcgtAAGTCATTGGTCCATGAGCTGAACGAGTGTGTTTCCAGTCGAGTGTTGAAGCTGGAGAAGGAAAACCGGGAGCTACAGGCCTCTATAGAGAGACTGAAGGAGGACAACCACctgctgcaggagcagcagctccacaccCAGGAGCTGGACAGGGAGAATCAGAGTCTCAGCAAGAAG TTGGAGCGTCTTCAGGGCTTGTTGGACCAGGAGAGACTGACCAATCAGGACATGGAATCTCTGGGAGAGGAAATACTGAAGGAGAAGCAGAGTCTGGAGAGAGAAATGCACGCTCTGAGGGCAGAGAAGGATCGGCAG ATCTCAGAGTTAGAGAGCGAGAAGCAGCACCTGTCTGATGCGGTGGCGTCCCTCCAGGAGCGGGCACAGTCAAACAGTGAGGCAAGGGTCCGTGAGGTGGAAGCAGAGAACCGTTTACTGCACCAGAACATCACTGATACCAGCTCCCGGTTGGCCAGCTTGGAAACTCAGCTCAAAGTATCcagtgaggaggcagagaggctgagggagaGGGCGGGTCGCtgtgaggaggcagagagagaggcagcacgGCTGGAACGGAGCAGGGAGACTCTGAACAGAGAG GTGGTGTCTCTGCGTGCATACAGCGAGCGGTCAGAGGCTCTTGAGAAGCAGGTGGCCTCCCTGGAGCAGGAGGTGCACAGGCTGAAGCGGGAGGCAGAGGAGGCCCAgcaagagctgcagcagctgaagaggCACGAGGCGGAGAACGGCCTGCTGTCAAAGGAGAACCTGGACCTCCGCTGCTCACTGGAAAACCTGCGCTCCTCATCCGCCCGCCTAGCCACCCTGCAGGAGGAGCATAAGGAGGTGCAGAGAGAGGCACAGGAGCTGAAGAGGAGGCTGGAAGAGGTCGGAGAGGAGGcgcaaacagagaggaagagggcagAAAGGCTGGAGCTGAACATGGCCGTACTGAATCAGGAGAAGCGTCGCTTAGAAGAGCAAATAGAGAGGAGTAAAGAGGAGCGggaagaaggggagagagagaggcaggaggcacacagcagagaggaggaatggaGAAGGGAAGtagaggagctgaaggaggagcggagaaggagggaggaaggagacaaggagaggaggaagctcCAACTGGACCTGGAGCAGTCAGAGAAGGGGAGAAAGCACCTGGAAAAGGAGAGCTTGAAGAGCAGAACGCTGCTGGAGCGGAAAGAGACAGAACTGGAGGAGAAAACCAGGCGACTGGCTACAGTGGAGAAGGAGGGCATGGCTCTGAGTAAGGACGTGGAGAGGCTGAAGGAGGTGGCAGTCAAAGCCAaagagctggagagggagaaCAAGGAGCTGCAGAAACAGGCAACTATTGACAAGAGAACTCTGGCTACTctgagagag gagttGGTGTCAGAGAAGCTGAGCgttcagcagcagagtgttgAGTTGGAGAGACTCAGTGAAGAGCTGGAGAAGATCGGACTGAACAGAGAGAAACTACTGCAGCAAGAGCACACACTGGAGGACAG CAGGTACAGGCTGCTGGAGTCTCGGCTGGAGGAAACTGTCAAACAGACGATGAAGATCAAGGAGGAGAAGATCTCCTCTCTGGAAaagaagctggaggagagcaacacacacagtgctacGCTGCGTGCCGAGCTAGCTACT GCTCGGAAGACGTTGTCTGCCCTAAGTCAGGaacaaagggagggagaaatCCACACCTGCCAACAGCGGTCAGGTGGCGATCGGGGTCAAGGGTCAGCCACTGCTGAACTTCTGCGAATCAAAGATCATCTTATCGATGTAGAAAAGAAC AATGCctccctgcagacagagagcagtCTGTTGAAAGAGCAGCTCAAAAAGCTGGAGAACCAGAACACTTCTCTCAACAACCAGATGGTGGCGCTGCAGCGACACACCACGACCCTGCAGGAACAGAATTCAACCTtacatacacagacagcaaAGCTGCAG GTGGAGAACTCCACACTCTCCTCCCAGAGTGCATCTCTCATGGCCCAGAATGCTGTGCTACAGGGCCAAGTCACTGCCTTGGAGACGGAGGTAGAGTCGTGGCAGCGACAGCGCGAGGAGGCGTGGCGAGGTCGGGAAAGCGTGCTGAACGACCACGAGCGCCTGCTGAACGTTCACGAGAGGCAGGCACAGGAGTACGAGCAGCTGATCAGTCAGCACGCCGCgctgaaaagcaaacagaggGGGCTAGAGGGTGAACACAGGACGCTGCACAACAA gtattgtgttttgctgcagcagaaggagaaatgggaggagcaggaggggcgtggtcagaaagagagggaagaacTAAAACAGGAGATCCAGAAGAATCGGCTGCTACAGCAAGAGAACCTACAGCTAAAAACAGAAGTGGACAG ATTGACAGAGAGCCAATCACAGCACTCGGAGCAAAGTGAAGAATTCCAGCAGCGCACGAACGAACTCAAGAGCTCATTAAGCTCCGCCCAGCTGGAAGTGAATCACTGGACAGCAAAATACGATTTACTGATGGAACAGCACCGGAGCCTGGATCTAACCATGACCAAGCTAGACAACCACTGTGAG ctgttGAGTCGACTGAAAGGGAACCTGGAAGAGGAGAACCACCACCTGCTGAGTCAGATCAACCTGCTGAGTCAGCAGAACCACACTCTGCTGGAGAGGAGCATGGAGAGCAAAGAGCTCTACCACCAGGAGCAGAAACTATACAT TGATAAGCTGAATTCTCTTCGTCGGCAAAAAGAGAAACTGGAGGAGAAGATCATGGACCAGTACAAGTTCTACGACCCCACACCTAAGAA GAGTCGGCAGTGGTCTGGAGCCAAAGCTTTAGCCAAACTCATCAAACCCCGAAAGGagagcagcagggagagagggggcgACCGAGACAAGGAAGGCGGCAAGGAGAGAGAACGTGCAAAGAGTGCCCCAGACATCCCCCTACCTTCACCACCCCCGCTCCTCCCCCCTGAGAcaccaccccctccaccccaacGCACGACAAGTGACTCGCAAAATGGTGGCCAGACTCACAGCAACCATAACAGCCACACCACAAGCCCCAGTCTGGGACCCCAGAGTCCAGCAACACTGACACCCATCAACCGAG GTTTGACTGACAGGGGCCAGGGAGTTTATCGTAGCAGTACTCCAGGAGGCAGTAGTGAGAGTGTCAATGGAGAAGATGGACATGGACAAG gtcagatcaataAAGTTCTGAGCTCCACTCCAAGCCATCAGTCGTCCTCGCTGGGCCTAACCAACAACTCTAACTCCAGAAAGGGACCAGGCCCCAGCCGCAGACCCAGAG GTCTTTTACTTGACGAAGACTCTTGCCACAATACATCGGACTCGGTGTttggtcaccatggcaacaacagCGGTCGCCCTGGATCGGCAGACTTCAGCCACAACACCTCCAGCTCCAACTCACCTGTCAATTGCAGAG ACACATTGGATTATCAGGCTCACTCAGCCAGCCTCTCTAGTGATGATGTCATGGGTCTCAGTCGGTCACACCAGACCCTCTCGCGCAGTTCCACCCTCCCATACGACCATACACCCCAGAGGGCACAGCCACAGCGTGGAGGCGGGGTTAGGACTAAGCCTCGCTCATCTTCACCTGGAAGTGAGATGGTGACGCTGGAAGAGTTTCTACAGGAGAGCAACTTAAAGTCACCTCTCATG GTCTCtacagggagcagggaggactTGATGACTGACTACTTCACCAGAAGTCCCGCCCCCTCAGCTCCCATTAATAGAGATCAGGTGACTCCCACCAACTATGTCACACCTACTGTACAACCATCCAGCCAAAGGCCAGGCCATAGCGTGAAACCTTCACCCCGCCAGCCTGTTGGCCATTCCCCATCCTCAGGTCAGCCTCACACCCAGAGAACCGGCCAGTCACTGAGCCGGGCCTTCAGCCTGGCCTCGGCTGATTTGCTGCGCTCTAGTGGACCGGACAGTTTCCGTGGAAACGAGGGCTCTCCTAGCCAGTCAGATGTGGTAGTTCGACGGCAAGGGGGAGGAGCTAACGGGAGAGAGCGGCCTCTCTCTGCTCGCCTGGCTGGTCCAACCAATCAGCTTGGAGATGGCAGCTTCCTAAACGCGCCCATTCACCACTCATCTTCTCTtaacctgcagacagagagatacacagagcgagacagagagagagggaggactcCTGTCTCTCGAAACGGCCCGTCCTCCTCCACTTCGTACCATCACCGTGGAGAGGTTGCCATGGTAACCCCCGTCAGGGCCGTGCCCACTTCACGTGCCGATGAAGCCTATGAGCACGGGGAGGTGTTCAGAGAGGGACAGTCAGGTGACTCCACCCTcgcaaagaaagaaagtgagagatcGAGGTGTGGTTCTGTCGAACGCCCGAAAAGCACACCAGCTTCACCTGACCCCAACAACGACCCCCAGACTGTGTGGTATGAGTACGGCTGTGTCTGA
- the ccdc88c gene encoding protein Daple isoform X2: MDVTLSELLATFMESPLVVWVRMLGPLGSCDDVGSEERVSMFMELVDGVFLHKIMTHIDPSPTHQRLNKNVNNDVSLRLHNLSVLTRHIRTYYQDTLQQLIVMPLPNILCIAKDPISAKSMEELKRLLLLILGCAVQCERKEEMIEKIKLLNIETQAAIVSHIQEVTHNQLNVLDLSWLEEGADLAHEELEPLSRNMAASLRQLIDQRDKANEVIVDLTHERDYLSSQQPQEGCRTLGMSSLERGQSSGGVGVNDGGSTVTASGLTKEEKQHLSVELADTKAKLRRYRQELEEKTEQLIDSKHEVERLDQELQRLKQENQSLSCEARSVRAYRDEVDSLRERAARVDRLETELTRCKEKLNDVHFYKTRVEELREDNLTLMETKMLLEEQLSASRGRFEKLHTLEKDNLLLRAKIHDLEMERDNERRRLEELVEENMLLEIGQKQSMNESAHLGWELEQLTKNHDNTNTETRKSLVHELNECVSSRVLKLEKENRELQASIERLKEDNHLLQEQQLHTQELDRENQSLSKKLERLQGLLDQERLTNQDMESLGEEILKEKQSLEREMHALRAEKDRQISELESEKQHLSDAVASLQERAQSNSEARVREVEAENRLLHQNITDTSSRLASLETQLKVSSEEAERLRERAGRCEEAEREAARLERSRETLNREVVSLRAYSERSEALEKQVASLEQEVHRLKREAEEAQQELQQLKRHEAENGLLSKENLDLRCSLENLRSSSARLATLQEEHKEVQREAQELKRRLEEVGEEAQTERKRAERLELNMAVLNQEKRRLEEQIERSKEEREEGERERQEAHSREEEWRREVEELKEERRRREEGDKERRKLQLDLEQSEKGRKHLEKESLKSRTLLERKETELEEKTRRLATVEKEGMALSKDVERLKEVAVKAKELERENKELQKQATIDKRTLATLREELVSEKLSVQQQSVELERLSEELEKIGLNREKLLQQEHTLEDSRYRLLESRLEETVKQTMKIKEEKISSLEKKLEESNTHSATLRAELATARKTLSALSQEQREGEIHTCQQRSGGDRGQGSATAELLRIKDHLIDVEKNNASLQTESSLLKEQLKKLENQNTSLNNQMVALQRHTTTLQEQNSTLHTQTAKLQVENSTLSSQSASLMAQNAVLQGQVTALETEVESWQRQREEAWRGRESVLNDHERLLNVHERQAQEYEQLISQHAALKSKQRGLEGEHRTLHNKYCVLLQQKEKWEEQEGRGQKEREELKQEIQKNRLLQQENLQLKTEVDRLTESQSQHSEQSEEFQQRTNELKSSLSSAQLEVNHWTAKYDLLMEQHRSLDLTMTKLDNHCELLSRLKGNLEEENHHLLSQINLLSQQNHTLLERSMESKELYHQEQKLYIDKLNSLRRQKEKLEEKIMDQYKFYDPTPKKSRQWSGAKALAKLIKPRKESSRERGGDRDKEGGKERERAKSAPDIPLPSPPPLLPPETPPPPPQRTTSDSQNGGQTHSNHNSHTTSPSLGPQSPATLTPINRALPVPKRFKFFRSKSQDKLLASSSPPSSSSSSRFSLNRRLRFRSSSDISSEVITSQSISANGVF, from the exons GACACTTTACAGCAGTTGATCGTCATGCCGCTTCCCAACATCCTCTGCATCGCCAAGGATCCAATATCAG ctaaGAGCATGGAAGAACTGAAAAGACTTTTGTTGCTGATACTAGGCTGTGCTGttcag tgtgaGCGTAAGGAGGAGATGATAGAGAAGATCAAGCTGCTGAACATTGAGACCCAGGCCGCCATCGTCTCTCACATACAGGAG GTCACCCATAACCAGCTGAATGTTCTCGACCTGTCCTGgctggaggaaggagcagaTCTCGCTCACGAAGAGTTAGAACCTCTGTCCCGTAACATGGCTGCATCGCTACGGCAACTGATTGACCAGAGAGACAAAGCCAATGAG GTGATTGTGGATCTGACCCACGAGAGGGATTACCTGTCCAGTCAGCAGCCCCAGGAAGGGTGCAGGACCCTGGGTATGAGCAGCCTGGAGCGTGGGCAGAGTTCCGGAGGTGTGGGGGTGAATGACGGAGGCTCGACTGTGACTGCGTCTGGGCTGACCAAAGAAGAGAAGCAGCATCTGTCTGTGGAGCTCGCTGATACCAAGGCCAAGCTCCGCAGATACAGACAAGAACT agaggagaaaacagagcagctgaTTGATTCAAAACACGAAGTGGAGCGTCTGGATCAGGAGCTACAGCGACTGAAACAAGAG aACCAGTCGCTGTCTTGTGAGGCCCGTTCCGTCCGAGCGTACCGGGACGAGGTGGACTCACTGAGAGAAAGAGCGGCCAGGGTGGACAGACTGGAGACTGAACTGACCAGATGTAAAGAAAAACTCAATGATGTTCACTTCTACAAGACCAGAGTTGAG GAGCTTCGTGAGGACAACCTGACTCTGATGGAGACTAAGATGTTGTTGGAGGAGCAGCTGTCAGCCTCCAGGGGCCGCTTTGAAAAACTTCACACACTGGAGAAAGACAACCTGTTGCTACGTGCTAAGATACATGACCTGGAAATG GAGAGGGACAATGAACGCCGGAGgctggaggagctggtggaggagaaCATGTTGCTGGAGATTGGACAGAAACAGAGTATGAACGAGTCAGCTCATCTGGGCTGGGAACTGGAACAGCTGACCAAGAACCATGACAACACTAACACAGAGA ctcgtAAGTCATTGGTCCATGAGCTGAACGAGTGTGTTTCCAGTCGAGTGTTGAAGCTGGAGAAGGAAAACCGGGAGCTACAGGCCTCTATAGAGAGACTGAAGGAGGACAACCACctgctgcaggagcagcagctccacaccCAGGAGCTGGACAGGGAGAATCAGAGTCTCAGCAAGAAG TTGGAGCGTCTTCAGGGCTTGTTGGACCAGGAGAGACTGACCAATCAGGACATGGAATCTCTGGGAGAGGAAATACTGAAGGAGAAGCAGAGTCTGGAGAGAGAAATGCACGCTCTGAGGGCAGAGAAGGATCGGCAG ATCTCAGAGTTAGAGAGCGAGAAGCAGCACCTGTCTGATGCGGTGGCGTCCCTCCAGGAGCGGGCACAGTCAAACAGTGAGGCAAGGGTCCGTGAGGTGGAAGCAGAGAACCGTTTACTGCACCAGAACATCACTGATACCAGCTCCCGGTTGGCCAGCTTGGAAACTCAGCTCAAAGTATCcagtgaggaggcagagaggctgagggagaGGGCGGGTCGCtgtgaggaggcagagagagaggcagcacgGCTGGAACGGAGCAGGGAGACTCTGAACAGAGAG GTGGTGTCTCTGCGTGCATACAGCGAGCGGTCAGAGGCTCTTGAGAAGCAGGTGGCCTCCCTGGAGCAGGAGGTGCACAGGCTGAAGCGGGAGGCAGAGGAGGCCCAgcaagagctgcagcagctgaagaggCACGAGGCGGAGAACGGCCTGCTGTCAAAGGAGAACCTGGACCTCCGCTGCTCACTGGAAAACCTGCGCTCCTCATCCGCCCGCCTAGCCACCCTGCAGGAGGAGCATAAGGAGGTGCAGAGAGAGGCACAGGAGCTGAAGAGGAGGCTGGAAGAGGTCGGAGAGGAGGcgcaaacagagaggaagagggcagAAAGGCTGGAGCTGAACATGGCCGTACTGAATCAGGAGAAGCGTCGCTTAGAAGAGCAAATAGAGAGGAGTAAAGAGGAGCGggaagaaggggagagagagaggcaggaggcacacagcagagaggaggaatggaGAAGGGAAGtagaggagctgaaggaggagcggagaaggagggaggaaggagacaaggagaggaggaagctcCAACTGGACCTGGAGCAGTCAGAGAAGGGGAGAAAGCACCTGGAAAAGGAGAGCTTGAAGAGCAGAACGCTGCTGGAGCGGAAAGAGACAGAACTGGAGGAGAAAACCAGGCGACTGGCTACAGTGGAGAAGGAGGGCATGGCTCTGAGTAAGGACGTGGAGAGGCTGAAGGAGGTGGCAGTCAAAGCCAaagagctggagagggagaaCAAGGAGCTGCAGAAACAGGCAACTATTGACAAGAGAACTCTGGCTACTctgagagag gagttGGTGTCAGAGAAGCTGAGCgttcagcagcagagtgttgAGTTGGAGAGACTCAGTGAAGAGCTGGAGAAGATCGGACTGAACAGAGAGAAACTACTGCAGCAAGAGCACACACTGGAGGACAG CAGGTACAGGCTGCTGGAGTCTCGGCTGGAGGAAACTGTCAAACAGACGATGAAGATCAAGGAGGAGAAGATCTCCTCTCTGGAAaagaagctggaggagagcaacacacacagtgctacGCTGCGTGCCGAGCTAGCTACT GCTCGGAAGACGTTGTCTGCCCTAAGTCAGGaacaaagggagggagaaatCCACACCTGCCAACAGCGGTCAGGTGGCGATCGGGGTCAAGGGTCAGCCACTGCTGAACTTCTGCGAATCAAAGATCATCTTATCGATGTAGAAAAGAAC AATGCctccctgcagacagagagcagtCTGTTGAAAGAGCAGCTCAAAAAGCTGGAGAACCAGAACACTTCTCTCAACAACCAGATGGTGGCGCTGCAGCGACACACCACGACCCTGCAGGAACAGAATTCAACCTtacatacacagacagcaaAGCTGCAG GTGGAGAACTCCACACTCTCCTCCCAGAGTGCATCTCTCATGGCCCAGAATGCTGTGCTACAGGGCCAAGTCACTGCCTTGGAGACGGAGGTAGAGTCGTGGCAGCGACAGCGCGAGGAGGCGTGGCGAGGTCGGGAAAGCGTGCTGAACGACCACGAGCGCCTGCTGAACGTTCACGAGAGGCAGGCACAGGAGTACGAGCAGCTGATCAGTCAGCACGCCGCgctgaaaagcaaacagaggGGGCTAGAGGGTGAACACAGGACGCTGCACAACAA gtattgtgttttgctgcagcagaaggagaaatgggaggagcaggaggggcgtggtcagaaagagagggaagaacTAAAACAGGAGATCCAGAAGAATCGGCTGCTACAGCAAGAGAACCTACAGCTAAAAACAGAAGTGGACAG ATTGACAGAGAGCCAATCACAGCACTCGGAGCAAAGTGAAGAATTCCAGCAGCGCACGAACGAACTCAAGAGCTCATTAAGCTCCGCCCAGCTGGAAGTGAATCACTGGACAGCAAAATACGATTTACTGATGGAACAGCACCGGAGCCTGGATCTAACCATGACCAAGCTAGACAACCACTGTGAG ctgttGAGTCGACTGAAAGGGAACCTGGAAGAGGAGAACCACCACCTGCTGAGTCAGATCAACCTGCTGAGTCAGCAGAACCACACTCTGCTGGAGAGGAGCATGGAGAGCAAAGAGCTCTACCACCAGGAGCAGAAACTATACAT TGATAAGCTGAATTCTCTTCGTCGGCAAAAAGAGAAACTGGAGGAGAAGATCATGGACCAGTACAAGTTCTACGACCCCACACCTAAGAA GAGTCGGCAGTGGTCTGGAGCCAAAGCTTTAGCCAAACTCATCAAACCCCGAAAGGagagcagcagggagagagggggcgACCGAGACAAGGAAGGCGGCAAGGAGAGAGAACGTGCAAAGAGTGCCCCAGACATCCCCCTACCTTCACCACCCCCGCTCCTCCCCCCTGAGAcaccaccccctccaccccaacGCACGACAAGTGACTCGCAAAATGGTGGCCAGACTCACAGCAACCATAACAGCCACACCACAAGCCCCAGTCTGGGACCCCAGAGTCCAGCAACACTGACACCCATCAACCGAG CTCTTCCTGTCCCAAAACGCTTCAAATTTTTCCGCAGTAAAAGTCAAGACAAGCTCCTcgcttcctcctcccctccttcctcctcctcctcttctcgtTTCTCCCTCAACAGACGACTGCGATTTCGGTCTTCCTCTGACATCTCATCTGAAGTTATCACTAGCCAGTCAATCTCAGCCAACGGAGTATTCTaa